Proteins encoded together in one Chitinophaga lutea window:
- a CDS encoding helix-turn-helix domain-containing protein, whose protein sequence is MMTNTPVIQQTNWILPPQLQKKLEKHPLARNLYITEMGFSPENSPRSWSRPKGSPHYSLLYCAHGKGWYDAGHRIPIKANQFVLIPKKTPFSAGSDTKHPWRLYTIQFNGLLADEIFAYLAPGKKGAPRTVPPLVGRIAQFDDIHHHLDLMNNIENLLYANFRFYSFLGTFRLTVFNYMKKGADNIIERSINIMKQHLHGQLTLADLARETQLSASYLSALFKEKTKYSPIQLYNSLKIQKASQLLKESKLSIKQIAQDMGYTDQYSFSRSFKLVMGTSPKQFREERYLRRPL, encoded by the coding sequence ATGATGACAAATACTCCCGTTATTCAGCAGACCAACTGGATATTACCGCCGCAGCTGCAAAAGAAACTGGAGAAACATCCGCTGGCCCGGAACCTCTATATCACCGAAATGGGCTTCTCCCCTGAAAACAGCCCCCGTAGCTGGTCGCGGCCGAAAGGAAGCCCGCACTACAGCCTGTTGTACTGCGCGCACGGCAAAGGCTGGTACGATGCCGGCCACCGCATTCCCATCAAGGCCAACCAGTTTGTACTGATACCAAAAAAAACGCCCTTTTCCGCCGGCTCCGACACCAAACATCCCTGGCGGCTTTACACCATTCAATTCAACGGCCTGCTGGCCGACGAGATCTTTGCTTACCTCGCCCCCGGCAAAAAAGGCGCGCCCCGTACCGTACCGCCGCTCGTAGGGCGTATCGCGCAGTTCGACGATATCCATCATCACCTCGACCTCATGAACAATATCGAAAACCTGCTCTACGCCAACTTCCGCTTTTACAGTTTCCTGGGCACCTTCCGGCTGACGGTGTTCAATTATATGAAGAAGGGCGCGGACAATATTATCGAGCGCAGCATCAACATCATGAAACAGCACCTCCACGGCCAGCTCACCCTCGCAGACCTTGCGCGCGAAACACAACTATCCGCCTCCTACCTGTCCGCCCTTTTCAAGGAAAAAACAAAGTACTCCCCCATCCAGCTCTACAACTCCCTCAAAATACAAAAGGCCAGCCAGCTGCTCAAGGAAAGCAAGCTGAGCATCAAACAGATCGCGCAGGATATGGGGTATACCGACCAGTACAGTTTTTCCCGTTCCTTCAAACTCGTGATGGGCACTTCCCCCAAACAGTTCAGGGAAGAAAGATATTTACGCCGCCCGCTATAA
- a CDS encoding dihydrodipicolinate synthase family protein: MQKKFVPVMITPYDLKAKIDFGVVENLIDFYLAAGVKGFFANCLSSEMYSISEDERLELTRHVVRYVNGRVPIVATGSFGLTIEDKAEFVKKIADTGIDSVILITGHFAHVDEDDDILWQRFEKILTLTGDILLGLYECPAPYKRIISPAILKRLLDTNRLNYHKDTSCNVDNVREKLAVAAGSRLEFYDAHTPNAVASLKMGAAGMSSISGNFYPEILVWLCDHANDPDKQEDVAWIQSELQRVDPLIHIAYPMSAKYFLQLRGLPVRTISRAHALELTPEQKQVLNDIHRDFSQWCKRLGIREVATEGVASH, from the coding sequence ATGCAAAAGAAGTTCGTTCCTGTGATGATAACCCCTTACGACCTGAAAGCGAAAATCGATTTCGGGGTGGTGGAAAACCTTATCGACTTCTACCTGGCGGCCGGTGTGAAAGGTTTTTTCGCCAATTGTCTGTCGTCTGAAATGTACAGCATCAGCGAAGACGAGCGCCTGGAGCTGACGCGCCACGTGGTGCGTTACGTCAACGGCCGGGTGCCCATCGTGGCCACCGGGTCTTTCGGGCTGACGATAGAAGACAAAGCGGAGTTCGTTAAAAAAATAGCAGACACGGGCATCGATTCCGTGATACTCATTACCGGCCATTTTGCGCATGTGGATGAAGATGATGATATTCTCTGGCAGCGCTTTGAAAAGATACTCACCCTTACGGGGGATATCCTGCTGGGCCTGTATGAATGTCCCGCCCCGTACAAACGCATCATTTCCCCGGCCATTTTAAAAAGGCTGCTCGATACCAACCGGCTGAATTACCACAAGGATACTTCGTGCAATGTGGACAATGTGCGGGAGAAACTGGCCGTGGCGGCGGGCAGCAGGCTGGAGTTTTACGATGCGCATACGCCCAATGCCGTGGCCTCGCTGAAGATGGGCGCGGCGGGCATGTCGTCCATCTCCGGGAACTTTTACCCGGAAATACTGGTATGGTTGTGCGATCATGCCAACGACCCGGACAAACAGGAAGACGTGGCCTGGATACAGTCCGAATTGCAGCGGGTGGATCCGCTCATCCACATCGCTTACCCCATGAGCGCCAAATATTTCCTGCAGCTGCGGGGCTTGCCGGTGCGTACCATCAGCCGTGCCCATGCATTGGAGCTGACGCCCGAACAGAAGCAGGTATTAAACGATATTCACCGGGATTTTTCACAGTGGTGTAAAAGGCTTGGTATCCGGGAAGTGGCAACGGAGGGAGTGGCGTCGCATTAA
- a CDS encoding c-type cytochrome has product MLRTLSVLALVIITVSACTTQPKNPKPLHPKVEKLKLPDRFTAEHLYSPGDSGQGSWVAMTFDPKGRMIVSDQFGYLYRLQLPAIGDTTTKLKTELLKIGTDTASKVTMGYAQGLLWAFNSLYVMVNHRKDDRFNKGSGLYRLQDTDGDDQLDKITLLKELDGEGEHGPHSIILSPDKKSLYVVAGNFTRIPEMNRYRNRPNDSIDNLLPMIKDPGGHDNSGVYAHGGWIAHVDSTGANWELIGSGFRNSFDMAFNDAGDLFTYDSDMEWDFGTPWYRPTRICHVTSGSEFGWKHGTAKLSPAYPDNLPGILNIGQGSPTNVVSGADARFPDKYRRAIYAFDWSFGIIYAVHLEADGASYKATAEEFLSGAPLPLTDGVIGPDGAMYFLTGGRRLESDLYRVYYKDNTEDNDPVKAPVLTEAQQTRRQLEAYHGGPKAGAVDAAWPYLKDKDRFIRFAARVALENQPVQEWRQRAFAEKDPATIIQLGIALARRGDSTLQPAICQQLLSVDYGKLDATQQNDLLRAIELLITRMGKPDTAQQAQLIAYLNPHYPAKQNTLNRSLSKLLVYLNAPDAVSKTMALMASAVDDPEEQKTATSSEDLIMRNPQYGLDIADMLAKVPPMQQTYYATVLSQARNGWTPALQETYFKWFARAFDFKGGRSFIGFIDKARKNALELLPKADFARFNTLSGDSLVSNGRNSLTAGYPQPKGPGRKWKLEEAVKVIDSGLHNRSYAQGKAMFAVTLCSSCHNMRGEGGTAGPDLTQLGTRFSTKDILEAIIDPSKTVSDQYAATVFTMKDGNSVLGRLVNQDDEKYQISQNPFSPQTLRELKKEEVTGTKISKVSVMLPGLINRLNAEELRDLMAYLKAGGNEKDTLFQVKKK; this is encoded by the coding sequence ATGCTAAGAACACTCTCTGTACTGGCACTTGTTATCATTACCGTTTCCGCCTGTACCACACAACCGAAAAATCCGAAGCCCCTTCACCCGAAGGTGGAAAAGCTCAAACTGCCCGATCGTTTTACCGCGGAGCATCTGTACAGTCCGGGCGACAGCGGCCAGGGCTCCTGGGTGGCCATGACGTTCGACCCGAAGGGCCGCATGATCGTGTCCGACCAGTTCGGTTACCTCTACCGCCTGCAGCTGCCCGCCATCGGAGATACCACCACGAAACTGAAAACCGAGCTGCTGAAGATCGGCACCGACACCGCTTCGAAAGTAACGATGGGATATGCGCAGGGCCTCCTCTGGGCGTTCAACAGCCTGTATGTGATGGTGAACCACCGGAAAGACGACCGTTTCAATAAAGGCAGCGGCCTGTACCGGCTGCAGGACACCGACGGCGACGACCAGCTTGATAAAATCACGCTGCTGAAGGAGCTCGACGGCGAAGGCGAGCACGGCCCGCACAGCATCATCCTCAGCCCCGATAAAAAATCGCTGTACGTGGTAGCCGGCAACTTCACCCGCATCCCGGAAATGAACCGGTACCGCAACCGGCCCAACGACAGTATCGACAACCTGTTGCCCATGATCAAAGACCCCGGCGGTCATGACAATAGCGGTGTGTACGCCCACGGCGGCTGGATAGCCCATGTGGATTCGACCGGCGCCAACTGGGAACTGATCGGCTCCGGCTTCCGCAACTCGTTCGATATGGCATTCAACGATGCCGGCGACCTGTTTACCTACGATTCGGATATGGAGTGGGACTTCGGCACACCCTGGTACCGCCCCACCCGCATCTGCCATGTTACCAGCGGCAGCGAGTTCGGCTGGAAACATGGTACGGCGAAGCTGTCGCCCGCCTACCCGGACAACCTGCCCGGCATTCTCAACATCGGCCAGGGCTCCCCTACCAACGTGGTGTCCGGCGCCGACGCGCGCTTCCCGGATAAATACCGCCGGGCCATTTATGCGTTCGACTGGAGCTTCGGCATCATTTACGCCGTGCACCTGGAAGCCGATGGCGCCTCTTATAAAGCCACCGCTGAAGAATTCCTTTCCGGCGCGCCGCTCCCCTTAACCGACGGTGTCATCGGGCCTGATGGGGCGATGTATTTCCTGACGGGCGGCCGCAGGCTGGAATCCGATTTATACCGCGTGTATTATAAAGACAACACGGAAGATAACGATCCCGTCAAAGCCCCGGTCCTCACGGAAGCGCAGCAAACGCGCCGGCAGCTCGAGGCTTATCACGGCGGCCCGAAAGCAGGCGCCGTGGATGCCGCGTGGCCGTATTTGAAAGACAAAGACCGCTTCATCCGTTTCGCCGCAAGGGTGGCGCTGGAAAACCAGCCCGTGCAGGAATGGCGGCAACGTGCGTTCGCGGAAAAAGATCCCGCCACCATCATCCAGCTGGGCATTGCATTGGCACGGCGCGGCGATTCCACGCTGCAACCCGCCATCTGCCAGCAGCTGCTGAGTGTGGATTACGGCAAACTCGACGCCACGCAGCAAAACGACCTGCTGCGGGCCATAGAGCTCCTGATCACCCGCATGGGCAAACCCGATACCGCGCAGCAGGCACAGCTCATCGCGTACCTCAACCCGCATTACCCCGCCAAACAGAATACCCTCAACCGCTCGCTGAGCAAACTGCTCGTGTATCTCAACGCGCCGGACGCCGTGTCCAAAACCATGGCGCTGATGGCATCCGCCGTGGACGATCCCGAAGAACAGAAAACCGCCACTTCCTCCGAAGACCTGATCATGCGCAACCCGCAATACGGGCTCGACATTGCCGACATGCTGGCCAAGGTGCCACCCATGCAGCAAACCTATTACGCCACCGTATTGAGCCAGGCCCGCAACGGCTGGACGCCCGCGCTACAGGAAACCTATTTCAAATGGTTCGCCAGGGCATTTGATTTTAAAGGCGGCCGCAGTTTCATCGGGTTCATCGACAAAGCCCGTAAAAACGCCCTCGAATTGCTGCCGAAAGCAGATTTCGCGCGCTTCAACACCCTCTCCGGCGACTCCCTCGTGAGCAACGGCCGCAACAGCCTCACGGCCGGCTATCCGCAGCCCAAAGGCCCCGGCAGGAAATGGAAACTGGAGGAAGCCGTGAAAGTGATCGACAGCGGGCTGCATAACCGCAGCTACGCACAGGGCAAAGCCATGTTTGCCGTTACGCTTTGCAGTTCGTGCCACAACATGCGCGGGGAAGGCGGCACCGCCGGTCCGGACCTCACGCAGCTGGGCACCCGCTTCTCCACGAAAGACATTCTCGAAGCCATCATCGACCCGAGCAAAACCGTATCGGATCAATACGCCGCTACCGTGTTCACCATGAAAGACGGCAACTCCGTACTGGGGCGGCTCGTGAACCAGGACGATGAAAAATACCAGATCTCCCAGAACCCGTTTTCACCGCAGACGTTGCGGGAACTGAAGAAAGAGGAAGTAACCGGCACGAAGATCTCCAAAGTGTCCGTGATGCTGCCGGGCCTGATCAACCGCCTGAACGCGGAAGAACTGAGGGACCTGATGGCCTACCTGAAGGCCGGGGGGAATGAGAAGGACACGCTGTTCCAGGTGAAGAAAAAATAA
- a CDS encoding glycine zipper domain-containing protein, protein MKQLLAVLAATTVLASCGGNPDTAAIEAARQNTIDSMNAIATVKQRTIDSMNAIKANRASRAAAAPAVSNNSGNSQETAAAAPAPAAPAKKKWSHTAKGAVVGAGAGAITGAIVNKDRLKGAAIGTIIGAGVGAGTGAIVDQQVKKRNAQQ, encoded by the coding sequence ATGAAACAGTTATTAGCAGTATTGGCAGCAACAACGGTATTAGCCTCATGTGGCGGCAACCCCGACACGGCGGCTATCGAAGCTGCAAGGCAAAACACGATCGATTCCATGAACGCGATCGCCACCGTTAAACAGCGTACGATCGACTCCATGAACGCAATAAAGGCCAACCGCGCCTCCCGGGCCGCCGCAGCGCCCGCTGTAAGCAATAACAGCGGCAACAGCCAGGAAACTGCCGCGGCAGCACCGGCACCGGCCGCTCCCGCCAAAAAGAAATGGAGCCATACCGCTAAAGGCGCCGTTGTAGGTGCCGGCGCTGGCGCCATCACCGGGGCCATCGTGAATAAAGACCGCCTGAAAGGCGCTGCCATCGGCACCATTATCGGCGCCGGCGTCGGGGCTGGTACGGGTGCGATCGTAGACCAGCAGGTGAAGAAAAGGAACGCACAACAATAA
- a CDS encoding TolB family protein, whose protein sequence is MKRQLYRFAAAACIFSIVRCGTPERGGIPYPRPLPDSTALAFLPGIVSGDSLDFNAAFSPDGRTFYFCRSEKGRWRMLQSSYDGERWEMPVTASFADTAYSQADPCFGPDGALYYISNRPRDAADTLPDYDIWFVRPLAGGKWSAPENLHAVNSDSTEYYVSFAPNGNIYFASNRPGGYGSFDIYCSRPRNGQYALPENLGGAVNSAAMEHDPFPTADETLLLFTSVDRPGGYGSGDIYYAKKENGQRWATAQNAGPKINTPSYEYCSYLTPDGLYYFFSSNFDVRWISTKHLPGGR, encoded by the coding sequence ATGAAACGCCAGTTATACCGGTTCGCGGCAGCAGCATGCATTTTCAGTATCGTACGGTGCGGTACACCGGAGCGCGGCGGCATCCCCTACCCGCGGCCCCTTCCCGATTCAACGGCCCTCGCCTTTTTGCCGGGCATCGTTTCCGGCGATTCACTCGATTTTAATGCGGCCTTTTCACCTGACGGCCGGACGTTCTATTTCTGCCGCTCCGAAAAGGGCCGCTGGCGGATGCTGCAAAGCAGCTACGACGGAGAACGCTGGGAAATGCCTGTAACGGCGTCTTTTGCGGACACCGCGTATTCCCAGGCCGATCCCTGCTTCGGCCCGGACGGGGCGCTCTATTATATTTCGAACCGGCCGCGCGATGCGGCGGATACGCTGCCGGACTACGACATCTGGTTCGTTCGCCCGTTGGCGGGCGGTAAATGGAGCGCACCGGAAAACCTTCACGCCGTCAATTCAGACAGCACGGAATATTACGTTTCGTTTGCGCCCAACGGGAATATCTATTTCGCGTCCAACCGGCCGGGCGGTTACGGGTCATTTGATATTTATTGCAGCCGTCCGCGGAACGGGCAGTACGCCCTGCCGGAAAACCTTGGCGGGGCGGTGAATTCCGCCGCGATGGAACATGATCCCTTCCCCACGGCGGATGAAACCCTGCTGCTGTTCACTTCCGTGGACCGGCCGGGCGGTTACGGTTCCGGCGATATCTATTATGCAAAAAAAGAGAATGGGCAACGATGGGCTACCGCGCAGAACGCCGGCCCCAAAATCAATACACCCTCGTACGAATACTGCTCGTACCTCACGCCCGACGGGCTGTATTATTTCTTCAGCAGCAATTTCGACGTGCGGTGGATCAGCACGAAACATTTACCCGGAGGAAGGTAA
- a CDS encoding sodium:solute symporter, translated as MNHLPFVDLLVIFIYLLSMVLVGVYFSRKNKSTAQFTTASGSIPGWALGLSLYATFLSSNTFLGVPGKAFGGNWNAFVFSLSMPLAAIIAARYFVPFYRSSGEVSAYTHLEHRFGAWARTYAMVCFILTQLARMGSIFFGVALALQALTGLDMKTIMLVTGACIIVYTVLGGMEAVIWTEVIQGLVKTAGALIILGIIIFEMKDGAADIFRIGAADNKFALGSFALTDLSTSTFWVVFLYGFFINLNNFGMDQNYVQRYHAARSEKEASRSIWLCVYWYVPVSLAFFFIGTALYAYFQQQPELLMAVKQQVATERNVPVSSLAPADYGDKILPYFMVTKVPKGLVGLIIAAILSAAMSTVSSGMNSSATVFLKDIYQRYFNPNPGPKKEMRILYITTTLTGVLAIVFGMAMIGVKSVLDIWWELSGIFAGGMLGLFLLGIVSKANNTEAVTATLIGIVVILWMSLSKYFPAGWERLKSPMHVNMIIVVGTLSIFLAGMMLTRLKRLVVRT; from the coding sequence ATGAACCATCTGCCTTTTGTCGACTTACTGGTAATTTTTATTTATCTCCTCAGCATGGTTTTGGTGGGGGTGTACTTTTCGAGGAAGAATAAAAGCACGGCGCAATTCACCACGGCCTCGGGCAGCATCCCGGGCTGGGCGCTGGGCCTGTCTTTATACGCCACGTTTTTGAGCAGCAATACTTTCCTGGGAGTGCCCGGCAAAGCATTCGGCGGTAACTGGAACGCCTTTGTTTTCAGTTTGTCCATGCCGCTGGCCGCCATTATCGCGGCGCGTTATTTTGTACCGTTTTACCGCAGCAGCGGCGAGGTGAGCGCGTACACGCACCTGGAGCACCGCTTCGGCGCCTGGGCCAGGACATACGCCATGGTCTGTTTCATCCTCACGCAACTGGCGCGGATGGGCTCCATCTTTTTCGGGGTGGCGCTGGCCTTACAGGCGCTCACCGGCCTCGACATGAAAACCATCATGCTCGTCACCGGCGCCTGCATCATCGTATACACGGTGCTGGGCGGCATGGAAGCGGTGATCTGGACGGAAGTGATACAGGGCCTCGTCAAAACGGCAGGCGCCCTCATCATACTCGGCATCATCATATTCGAAATGAAAGACGGCGCGGCGGACATATTCAGGATAGGCGCGGCAGACAACAAGTTTGCGCTCGGCAGCTTCGCGCTCACCGACCTCAGCACGTCTACCTTCTGGGTGGTGTTCCTGTACGGCTTTTTCATCAACCTCAACAACTTCGGGATGGACCAGAACTACGTGCAGCGTTACCACGCCGCCCGCAGCGAAAAGGAAGCCTCCCGCAGCATCTGGCTCTGCGTGTACTGGTACGTGCCGGTTTCGCTGGCTTTCTTTTTCATCGGCACGGCGCTGTACGCCTATTTCCAGCAGCAGCCGGAATTGCTGATGGCCGTCAAACAGCAGGTGGCCACGGAAAGGAATGTGCCGGTAAGCTCGCTCGCACCGGCGGATTACGGGGACAAGATACTGCCGTATTTTATGGTGACGAAAGTACCGAAAGGGCTGGTGGGGCTGATCATCGCCGCTATCCTGTCGGCCGCCATGAGCACCGTTTCCAGCGGCATGAACAGTTCCGCCACGGTATTCCTGAAAGACATTTACCAGCGGTATTTCAATCCCAATCCCGGGCCTAAAAAAGAGATGCGGATACTTTATATCACCACCACCCTTACCGGCGTGCTCGCCATTGTTTTCGGCATGGCGATGATCGGGGTGAAAAGCGTTCTCGACATCTGGTGGGAGCTCTCCGGCATTTTCGCCGGCGGCATGCTGGGCCTCTTTTTGCTGGGCATCGTGTCCAAAGCAAACAACACGGAAGCGGTTACCGCCACGCTGATCGGCATCGTGGTCATCCTCTGGATGTCGTTGTCCAAATATTTCCCTGCCGGCTGGGAGCGCCTTAAAAGCCCGATGCATGTGAACATGATCATCGTGGTGGGCACCCTGTCCATCTTCCTGGCGGGCATGATGCTCACGCGGCTGAAACGCCTCGTGGTCAGAACCTGA
- a CDS encoding LytR/AlgR family response regulator transcription factor, with protein MRFIQKTAPLYIAGQSGDIAAATREIAGMRPDITFFDMDADVPQWMELMDIICRNSYLIFISDRGETALSLYKKFTTDFMMAPLTYLNFIRVVTKSQLIISHHGTPEAAPDPYSFYITEEKGRLVRILYDDILYVQAAHNYIRIQLERGQYLVYLSLKEMEKELPPRQFVRVHKSFIVNIQQIKSIEWNKIILPNDEAVTIGDTYKQPFMELIAQRLISIKKGE; from the coding sequence ATGCGATTCATCCAAAAAACGGCGCCCCTGTACATTGCAGGCCAAAGCGGCGACATAGCGGCGGCCACGCGCGAGATTGCAGGTATGCGGCCGGACATCACCTTTTTCGACATGGATGCCGATGTGCCGCAATGGATGGAGCTGATGGACATTATCTGCCGTAATTCCTACCTCATATTCATTTCCGACCGTGGCGAAACAGCCCTGTCGCTTTACAAAAAGTTCACGACCGATTTTATGATGGCCCCGCTTACTTACCTGAACTTCATCCGCGTCGTCACGAAGTCACAACTCATCATCAGCCACCATGGCACCCCTGAAGCCGCGCCCGACCCGTATTCCTTCTACATCACCGAAGAAAAAGGCCGGCTGGTCAGGATCCTGTACGACGATATCCTGTACGTGCAGGCCGCCCATAATTACATCCGTATACAGCTGGAAAGGGGCCAGTACCTCGTATACCTGTCGCTGAAGGAAATGGAAAAAGAGCTGCCCCCGAGGCAGTTCGTGCGCGTGCATAAATCTTTCATCGTGAACATCCAGCAAATCAAATCCATCGAATGGAACAAGATCATTTTGCCGAACGATGAGGCGGTGACGATCGGGGATACGTATAAACAGCCGTTTATGGAGCTCATCGCCCAACGGCTGATCAGCATTAAAAAAGGAGAATAA